In one Lolium rigidum isolate FL_2022 chromosome 3, APGP_CSIRO_Lrig_0.1, whole genome shotgun sequence genomic region, the following are encoded:
- the LOC124700298 gene encoding ACD11 homolog protein-like — protein MMGFRKQMSWSSSAAGAQAGAQADQPMCDAAAAVVAARQGMETPLTAVAEAFEELARGMEADGGELRLAPFGDTCALVSVLFNSLGIAFKFAESEYVTKVNDLIGASKEYATLNDILDKDVEHDCVKKQGSHSRNLRRVRLGLGLIKALFEQFLATEGSLYEAATTAYGQVCAPFHSWAIRKAVGAGMYTLPTREQLILRLNETDCSVQKEMRRYIDASSPIIEYIDTLFLSRNIVLDW, from the exons ATGATGGGGTTCAGGAAGCAGATGTCGTGGTCTTCATCGGCGGCGGGGGCGCAGGCGGGGGCGCAGGCCGATCAGCCGAtgtgcgacgcggcggcggccgtggtgGCCGCGCGGCAGGGGATGGAGACGCCGCTCACGGCCGTGGCCGAGGCCTTCGAGGAgctggcgcgcgggatggaggccGACGGCGGGGAGCTGCGCCTCGCGCCCTTCGGGGACACCTGCGCGCTCGTATCCGTCCTCTTCAACTCGCTCGGCATCGCCTTCAAGTTCGCAGAGAGCGAGTACGTCACAAAG GTGAACGACCTCATCGGCGCGTCCAAGGAGTACGCGACGCTGAACGACATCCTGGACAAGGACGTGGAGCACGACTGCGTCAAGAAGCAGGGCAGCCATTCCCGGAACCTGCGCAGGGTCCGACTCGGCCTGGGCCTCATCAAGGCGCTCTTCGAGCAGTTCCTCGCAACAGA GGGCTCGTTGTATGAGGCTGCAACGACAGCTTACGGCCAGGTCTGCGCGCCGTTTCATAGCTGGGCAATCAGGAAGGCGGTTGGTGCCGGGATGTACACTCTGCCCACCAGGGAGCAGTTGATACTGAGGCTCAACGAAACTG ATTGCTCTGTGCAGAAGGAGATGAGGAGATACATCGATGCTTCAAGTCCGATTATAGAGTACATCGATACCCTTTTCCTCTCTAGGAACATTGTCCTAGATTGGTGA